A window of Helicobacter pylori genomic DNA:
AACATGCGCTCCCAACGCACCAAATAGCGTTTTTTAGGGTTATTTTCTGCATCCATTTCCAAGCTATTTTTTAAACTCAAACTGAAATAAACAAACCATGGCGAACCCACGATATTTTTATAAGCCACACTCCCCCAAAAGCGCGAGTCGCTAGAATTATCCCTGTTATCGCCTATCATAAAAAATTCATCGTTATTGATTTTTTTATAAAACACCTTTTCGCCTTCTATTTGAATGAGTTGCATGCTGATATTAGCCTCTGCACCTTGAGTGGCTAATTGCTCCATGAAATGGAAAGTTTCATTATTTTTTTGGTAATGGATACCCGGATGCTTATTTGCATAGGGGTTTAAGACAAAAATTTTACCCATAAATTCTTTAGTCATGGCGTTAGGATAATGTTTAGAAATGTAATTTTTATCCGTATCGCTCTCAAAAGGGTGCAAATAAAACCCCTCATTAGTGAATAGCACCTCATCGCCTCCAACGGCAAAATTCCTCTTAACATAGTAAGATTTTTTTTCATGGGGGGGGATAAACACCACCACTTCGCCTCGTTTAGGGCGAGTCCCCTCTATCAAATGCCCGTTATTTTTAAAATCAGGCATAACAGGAAGCTCAATCCATGGGATTTTAGGAATGGGTATACCATAAGAAAATTTTTTAACAAAAAGCATATCGCCCTCATAGAGCGTGCCGACCATAGAGCGAGAGGGAATGATAAAGGCTTGTGCGATAAAAAAGATAACCAACAGCACAATAACGATCGTCCCTACCCAGCTAGAGCAAAATGCATAAAAAGAGCGTAAAAATTTCATTTAAAATCCCTTCCTTTGTTGTTTTTCAAAAGCGATTAAAGTGTTTTCTAAAAGCGAGACAATCGTCATAGGGCCCACTCCTTTAGGCACAGGGGTGATAAAACTGGCGACTTTTTGGGCGTTTGTAAAATCCACATCGCCCACGATACGCCCATCATTCAAATGATTGATCCCAATATCCACGACTACCGCCCCCTTTTTTAACATGCTCGCTTTAATCAAATCAGGCTTACCCACGCCCACGCAGACAATATCAGCGTTTTGGGTGTAAAAATTAATGTCTTTAGTCAAAATATGGCACACGCTCACGCTAGCCCCAGCGTTTAACATGAGCATGCTCAAAGGTTTGCCAATGATATTGCTCGCCCCAATAATCGCCACATCTTTACCCTTGATTCCAATATGATAATGCTCTAAAAGACGCATCACGCCCATAGGGGTGGCTGGCAGAAAGGATTCTTTTTGGGTGCAGAGCTTGCCGATATTAAGGGGGTGGAAACCATCCACATCTTTATTGGGGTCAATGGCTTCTAAAATCATTTTAGAATCAATGTGCCTGGGCAAGGGGAGCTGGACTAAAACGCCTGAAATATCTTCATTGCTATTATGATCTTTAATCAAGGATAATAATTCATCTTGAGTAATAGTTTCTTGAAGGGTTTTTAAGTCAAAATCCATGCCCACCCTTTCGCATGCTTTGATCTTCATGTTGACATAAGTGATGCTCGCAGGGTCTTTCCCCACTAAAATCACGGCTAATTTGGGGCGTTTGTGCGTTTGTGCGGTTATTGTTTGGATTTTATGTTTCAAATCCTCTTCTATATTGTAAGCTAGCGCTTGCCCGTCTAATAAAACAACGCCCCTATTTGGCATGCCCATTTGTCCTTTATATAATTAAAATCTTACTATTGTAGCAAAAATTATGCGTTTAAGGTAAAAAACTCTTGTTTAAAACGCTTAAAGGCTTTTTTAAAATCTTATGATTGATACTTAATAAGAATAGAGTTTTTGTATCAAAACTCTACTTGTCTTGCAAATCTTTGAGATTAGCCCCATGATAGAGCAAGTAATAACTGAGCGCTTTTAAAGATTCTAATTGCTGGTAAAACTTAGAAGCTTCTATTTTGTCGTTTTGTTTATCCTCTTGCTCTTTGTGGTTTTCGTTCAAATACCTTAACCCCACGCTTGGGTTATAAAAATAATCTTTAGTAGCGATCGCTTCATAGCCTAGTGCGTAATTGGGGTGGCTTGGAGGGTTTGTTGTGTTGTTGGAAAATAAAGGCTTCCCAAAACTCACGAAAGGGAAATCTTTAGGAGCGACTAATTCAATGATGCTAGGGGCGATGTCTAAATGCGAGCCGACTTGACTGATTATTTTAGGCTTTAGGGTAGGGGCATATAAAATGAGCGGCACGGATTTAGTGATATACAAATCGTTTTTAGCGTATTCGTAACTCCTGTCAAAATGATCCCCTGTGATGATAAAAAGCGAGTTAGGGAATTTTTGGCTGGCTTTTTTGATGAAATTGACTACCACTTTGTCATACCAGTAAATATGCCCTAAAGAATTAGCGTCCGGTAGATTTTGCGATTTGGGGGTTTTTTCTACAAAATTTTGGATCTTTTCTAAAGGCACGCCAAAGGCTTTGAGATTCACATTTTTGATTGCATGATTACTCAAAGTCATCACCATGCTGAAAGTTTTTTCATTAGGGTTGGTGTTTTCTAAAATATAGTCAAATAAAATATTATCATGCACTCCCCAGTTGCTCTCTATGGGTTTAGGGTAGGGCTTGTTTTTTGCAAATTCTAAAAGGTGGTTATTGAAATAAAGGGCATGAAAACCTTGTTTTTTAGTGAAACTCGTCAGTTTATTCCAAATCCCGCTACCGCCATAATAAAAGTTGTTTCTATAACCTAGAGTTTTTGTGATATTGCCAATCGCCATAGGGAAGCTAGGCAGGATCACTCCAGAATTGATCAAGTTATTATCGTTAATGTAGGGTAAGCCTGTGATTTGGACATCCAGGCTTTTTACGGTTCGTGGGGCGCTTTCAATAAAAGCAGAGAGCATGTAGGCATGATCTTTCTTAACCAAGTCTTGTAAAGCGCTCGTTAGCCCTATAACATCAA
This region includes:
- a CDS encoding LTA synthase family protein, yielding MKPLSNALFSLFLKGFYFTFFMSLLFVFNRIGFILYTGYYKHALKNPVFDEIIKTLLNGARYDNRVVSGLAILFIIIGLLGLFIPKHQTKMLNVVAYFSIAMILFLNIANIVYYGIYGNVFDENLLEFFHEDTLTILKMSKEYPILSSFSLFVVLSVLTSFIYFKLQNTLFKQKNTYPTTKPLKTFILFILFSLTQMFYINAQLSFVGASLDLSIEPAKDPFLMKITPGAFRSLYLLARNYRKSHNLKFSDFSKETPLEVAKNYFNLKENSQNNLYDLLSQTSHNNSNQTIKHVFYIVSESLSSWHFDKKFDVIGLTSALQDLVKKDHAYMLSAFIESAPRTVKSLDVQITGLPYINDNNLINSGVILPSFPMAIGNITKTLGYRNNFYYGGSGIWNKLTSFTKKQGFHALYFNNHLLEFAKNKPYPKPIESNWGVHDNILFDYILENTNPNEKTFSMVMTLSNHAIKNVNLKAFGVPLEKIQNFVEKTPKSQNLPDANSLGHIYWYDKVVVNFIKKASQKFPNSLFIITGDHFDRSYEYAKNDLYITKSVPLILYAPTLKPKIISQVGSHLDIAPSIIELVAPKDFPFVSFGKPLFSNNTTNPPSHPNYALGYEAIATKDYFYNPSVGLRYLNENHKEQEDKQNDKIEASKFYQQLESLKALSYYLLYHGANLKDLQDK
- the folD gene encoding bifunctional methylenetetrahydrofolate dehydrogenase/methenyltetrahydrofolate cyclohydrolase FolD, with the protein product MPNRGVVLLDGQALAYNIEEDLKHKIQTITAQTHKRPKLAVILVGKDPASITYVNMKIKACERVGMDFDLKTLQETITQDELLSLIKDHNSNEDISGVLVQLPLPRHIDSKMILEAIDPNKDVDGFHPLNIGKLCTQKESFLPATPMGVMRLLEHYHIGIKGKDVAIIGASNIIGKPLSMLMLNAGASVSVCHILTKDINFYTQNADIVCVGVGKPDLIKASMLKKGAVVVDIGINHLNDGRIVGDVDFTNAQKVASFITPVPKGVGPMTIVSLLENTLIAFEKQQRKGF
- the lepB gene encoding signal peptidase I, with the translated sequence MKFLRSFYAFCSSWVGTIVIVLLVIFFIAQAFIIPSRSMVGTLYEGDMLFVKKFSYGIPIPKIPWIELPVMPDFKNNGHLIEGTRPKRGEVVVFIPPHEKKSYYVKRNFAVGGDEVLFTNEGFYLHPFESDTDKNYISKHYPNAMTKEFMGKIFVLNPYANKHPGIHYQKNNETFHFMEQLATQGAEANISMQLIQIEGEKVFYKKINNDEFFMIGDNRDNSSDSRFWGSVAYKNIVGSPWFVYFSLSLKNSLEMDAENNPKKRYLVRWERMFKSVEGLEKIIKKEKTTH